A single genomic interval of Vulpes vulpes isolate BD-2025 chromosome 3, VulVul3, whole genome shotgun sequence harbors:
- the EPHB4 gene encoding ephrin type-B receptor 4 translates to MELRALLCWASLAAALEETLLNTKLETADLKWVTFPQVDGQWEELSGLDEEQHSVRTYEVCDVQRAPGLAHWLRTGWVPRRGAVHVYATLRFTMLECLSLTRAGRSCKETFTVFYFESDADTATAFTPAWMENPYIKVDTVAAEHLTRKRPGAEATGKVNIKTLRLGPLTKAGFYLAFQDQGACMALLSLHLFYKKCSQLTVNLTYFPETVPRELVVPVAGSCVADAVPTPGPSPSLYCREDGQWAEQPVTGCSCAAGFEAAEGNTRCRACAQGTFKPLSGEGSCQPCPANSHSNTIGSPMCQCRIGYFRARTDFRGAPCTTPPSAPRSVVPRLNGSSLRLEWSAPLESGGREDLTYALRCRECRPGGSCTPCGGDLTFDPGPRDLVEPWVAVRGLRPDFTYTFEVTALNGVSSLATGPVPFEAVNVTTDREVPPPVSDIRVTRSSPSSLSLAWAVPRAPSGAVLDYEVKYHEKGTEGPSSVRFLKTSENRAELRGLKRGASYLVQVRARSEAGYGPFGQEHHSQTQLDENESWREQLALIAGTAVVGVVLVLVVIVIAVLCLRKQSNGREAEYSDKHGQYLIGHGTKVYIDPFTYEDPNEAVREFAKEIDVSYVKIEEVIGAGEFGEVCRGRLKAPGKKESCVAIKTLKGGYTERQRREFLSEASIMGQFEHPNIIRLEGVVTNSVPVMILTEFMENGALDSFLRLNDGQFTVIQLVGMLRGIASGMRYLAEMSYVHRDLAARNILVNSNLVCKVSDFGLSRFLEENSSDPTYTSSLGGKIPIRWTAPEAIAFRKFTSASDAWSYGIVMWEVMSFGERPYWDMSNQDVINAIEQDYRLPPPPDCPTSLHQLMLDCWQKDRNARPRFPQVVSALDKMIRNPASLKIVARENGGASHPLLDQRQPHYSAFGSVGEWLRAIKMGRYEESFAAAGFGSFELVSQISAEDLLRIGVTLAGHQKKILASVQHMKSQAKPGAPGGSGAPAPQY, encoded by the exons AGACTCTATTGAACACAAAGTTGGAAACTGCCGATCTGAAGTGGGTCACGTTCCCTCAGGTGGATGGGCAG tGGGAGGAGCTGAGTGGCCTGGATGAGGAGCAGCACAGCGTTCGGACCTACGAGGTGTGTGATGTGCAACGGGCACCAGGTCTGGCCCACTGGCTGCGCACTGGCTGGGTCCCGCGCCGTGGAGCTGTCCACGTGTACGCCACACTCCGCTTCACCATGCTTGAGTGCCTCTCCCTGACGCGGGCTGGCCGCTCCTGCAAGGAGACCTTCACCGTCTTCTACTTTGAGAGTGATGCTGACACGGCCACAGCCTTCACACCAGCCTGGATGGAGAACCCCTATATCAAG GTGGACACCGTGGCTGCTGAGCACCTGACCCGGAAGCGCCCTGGGGCTGAGGCAACAGGGAAGGTGAACATCAAGACGCTGCGTCTGGGCCCACTCACCAAGGCTGGCTTCTACCTGGCCTTCCAGGACCAGGGTGCCTGCATGGCCCTGCTCTCCCTGCACCTCTTCTATAAGAAGTGCTCCCAACTGACTGTGAACCTCACATACTTCCCGGAGACGGTGCCTCGGGAGCTTGTGGTGCCTGTGGCAGGGAGCTGTGTAGCCGATGCCGTCCCCactcctggccccagccccagcctctaCTGCCGGGAGGATGGCCAGTGGGCTGAGCAGCCGGTCACGGGCTGCAGCTGTGCTGCTGGCTTCGAGGCCGCAGAGGGGAATACCAGGTGCCGAG CCTGTGCCCAAGGCACCTTCAAGCCCTTGTCCGGGGAGGGGTCCTGTCAGCCGTGTCCAGCCAACAGCCACTCCAACACCATTGGCTCACCCATGTGCCAGTGCCGCATTGGGTACTTCAGGGCCCGCACAGATTTCCGGGGAGCGCCCTGTACCA CGCCACCCTCTGCTCCCAGAAGTGTGGTTCCCCGCCTGAATGGCTCCTCCCTGCGCCTGGAGTGGAGTGCCCCCCTGGAGTCCGGGGGCCGAGAGGATCTCACCTATGCTCTGCGCTGCCGGGAGTGCCGCCCTGGGGGGTCCTGTACACCCTGCGGAGGAGACCTGACTTTTGACCCTGGCCCCCGGGACCTTGTGGAACCCTGGGTGGCAGTTCGTGGGCTGCGTCCAGATTTCACCTACACCTTCGAGGTCACCGCCTTGAACGGGGTGTCCTCTCTGGCCACTGGACCTGTCCCATTTGAGGCTGTGAATGTCACCACTGACCGTGAGG TACCACCCCCAGTGTCCGACATCCGGGTGACACGGTCATCGCCCAGCAGCTTGAGCTTGGCCTGGGCTGTTCCCCGGGCCCCCAGCGGAGCTGTGCTGGACTATGAGGTCAAGTATCATGAGAAG GGCACAGAGGGCCCCAGCAGCGTGCGGTTCCTGAAGACGTCGGAAAACCGGGCAGAGCTGCGGGGGCTGAAACGGGGAGCCAGCTACCTGGTCCAGGTGCGGGCACGCTCTGAGGCCGGCTACGGGCCCTTTGGCCAGGAGCACCACAGCCAGACCCAGCTGGACG AGAACGAGAGCTGGCGGGAGCAGCTGGCCCTGATCGCGGGCACAGCCGTCGTGGGTGTGGTGCTGGTCCTGGTGGTCATTGTCATTGCTGTTCTCTGCCTCAG GAAGCAGAGCAACGGGAGAGAAGCTGAGTACTCAGACAAGCATGGACAGTACCTCATCGGGCACG GTACTAAGGTCTATATTGACCCCTTCACTTATGAAGACCCCAATGAGGCTGTGAGGGAATTTGCAAAAGAGATTGACGTTTCCTATGTCAAGATTGAGGAGGTGATCGGTGCAG GTGAGTTTGGcgaggtgtgccgggggcggctCAAGGCCCCAGGGAAGAAAGAGAGCTGCGTGGCTATCAAGACCCTGAAAGGGGGCTACACAGAGCGGCAGCGGCGGGAGTTCCTGAGTGAGGCCTCCATCATGGGCCAGTTCGAGCATCCTAACATCATCCGCCTGGAGGGCGTGGTCACCAACAGCGTGCCTGTCATGATCCTCACCGAGTTCATGGAGAATGGCGCTCTGGACTCCTTCCTGCGG CTCAATGATGGGCAGTTCACTGTCATCCAGCTGGTGGGCATGCTTCGGGGCATCGCCTCTGGCATGCGGTACCTTGCTGAAATGAGCTATGTCCATCGAGACCTGGCTGCCCGCAACATCCTGGTCAACAGCAATCTTGTCTGCAAGGTGTCTGACTTTGGGCTTTCCCGGTTCCTGGAGGAGAACTCTTCTGATCCCACCTATACAAGCTCTCTG GGTGGAAAGATTCCCATCCGATGGACAGCCCCCGAGGCCATTGCCTTCCGGAAGTTCACATCTGCTAGTGATGCGTGGAGCTACGGAATTGTGATGTGGGAGGTCATGTCCTTTGGAGAACGGCCATACTGGGACATGAGCAATCAGGAT GTGATCAATGCCATTGAACAGGACTAccggctgcccccgcccccagactGCCCCACTTCCCTGCACCAGCTCATGCTGGACTGTTGGCAGAAGGACCGGAATGCACGGCCCCGCTTCCCCCAGGTGGTCAGCGCCCTTGACAAGATGATCCGGAACCCGGCCAGTCTCAAAATTGTGGCCAGGGAGAATGGCGG GGCCTCACACCCACTCCTGGATCAGCGGCAGCCTCACTACTCAGCTTTTGGCTCCGTGGGTGAGTGGCTTCGAGCCATCAAGATGGGACGATACGAAGAAAGTTTTGCAGCTGCTGGCTTTGGCTCCTTCGAACTGGTCAGCCAGATCTCTGCTGA GGACCTGCTCCGAATTGGAGT